A genome region from Drosophila simulans strain w501 chromosome 2R, Prin_Dsim_3.1, whole genome shotgun sequence includes the following:
- the LOC27208614 gene encoding uncharacterized protein LOC27208614, with translation MARNENKTQTESGSERGKWKWQENSNHKLGIYLRSVNDYHLKCARLPPKNQLLEKAQPTEWVVLGGAGWPEWVTRRTRQQKE, from the coding sequence ATGgctcgaaatgaaaataaaacacaaacagaaTCTGGCAGCGAgcgaggaaaatggaaatggcaggAAAATTCAAATCACAAACTCGGTATTTATTTGCGAAGCGTAAATGATTACCACTTAAAATGTGCTCGACTGCCACCTAAAAACCAATTGTTGGAAAAAGCACAACCAACCGAGTGGGTGGTCCTGGGCGGCGCTGGGTGGCCAGAGTGGGTGACTCGAAGGACACGGCAGCAGAAGGAGTGA